Below is a genomic region from Parageobacillus toebii NBRC 107807.
CCGCTGGCAGCACAGGACCGAGCGGCTTACACGCGAATGGCGGAACGGGTTAATCTTAGCGATGTCTCAGTAGTGGTCTTGCAGCACGAGTTCGGTATTTTCGGAGGCGAAGCGGGTGAATACATACTGGACTTCGTCCGAGCCCTGAAAAAGCCGCTTGTCACGACGTTTCATACCATCTTTGCTGATCCTCAACCGCCTTATCGCCGTATTCAGCAAGAAATTGCCGATGCGAGCGACGCTATCGTGGTTATGAATCGTCAGGCGATTTCGTACCTGACACGAGCGTTTAACTTGCCGGAGAGTAAAATCTTCTACATTCCGCACGGTTCACCAAAGCCGCTCAGTGAGGAACGGGATCGCCTTCGCCGCCGCTTGGGCTTCGAAGGACGCAAGGTTATGTTCACTTTTGGATTGCTCAATCGCGGCAAGGGCATCGAGTCAGTGATCTCCGCCTTGCCGGGAGTCGTTCGCGAAGTGCCGGAGACGCTATATGTCATCGCCGGACAGACACACCCTGAAGTGAAAAAACGCGAAGGGGAAGCGTACCGCGAGGAGCTTCAGGAGATGATCCGTCGCCTCGGACTGGAGGAGAACGTACGAATGATCGACCGCTATTTTAGCGAGGAGGAACTCATCGCCTATTTGACGGCGTGTGATCTTTACGTCACTCCGTATCCGGGGATGCAGCAAATTAC
It encodes:
- a CDS encoding glycosyltransferase family 4 protein; translation: MKRIAYVSTYPPRRCGIATFTEHLLESVSAAGKRRDVDPVIVLYNESDDDSVYRNNPKFWPLAAQDRAAYTRMAERVNLSDVSVVVLQHEFGIFGGEAGEYILDFVRALKKPLVTTFHTIFADPQPPYRRIQQEIADASDAIVVMNRQAISYLTRAFNLPESKIFYIPHGSPKPLSEERDRLRRRLGFEGRKVMFTFGLLNRGKGIESVISALPGVVREVPETLYVIAGQTHPEVKKREGEAYREELQEMIRRLGLEENVRMIDRYFSEEELIAYLTACDLYVTPYPGMQQITSGTLAYAVGVGRPVLSTPYEHARDLLRGCEELLLPYGDTEAWERQLRRLLADDAALRQWEERIRKIGETTHWPRVGEQHLQLFAKLCSGTDGDEKAKERLEGEVNPVASVSR